A portion of the Lolium rigidum isolate FL_2022 chromosome 1, APGP_CSIRO_Lrig_0.1, whole genome shotgun sequence genome contains these proteins:
- the LOC124651745 gene encoding protein indeterminate-domain 16-like: MQIANSNASAKRKRRPAGTPDPDAEVVSLSPRTLLESDRYVCEICNQGFQRDQNLQMHRRRHKVPWKLLKREAGEAARKRVFVCPEPTCLHHDPAHALGDLVGIKKHFRRKHSGHRQWACSRCSKAYAVHSDYKAHLKTCGTRGHTCDCGRVFSRVESFIEHQDMCDASRPRGDTTSSSPGHGGGRMVGAAAASNSHHHQLHAASLSRTASSASPSSGGELVGSPVAWPCGPATASPTAANVAAFQRMFDQTLSSSSPMPSDRRSAGTQNLELQLMPPRGGGVAPPGTAVTYRLSPRSPAVLHAPRQLGADAVRLQLSIGCGGAPDDSSVESAPAAAATLKEESREQLRLATAEMASAEDTRAQARRQVELAEQELAGARRVRQQAQLELSRAHALRDHAVRQIDATLMEITCYGCRHNFRARAAAMNCEVASYVSSVLTEGGDTEVDNDGHQQLLLLAEDLPRSHRAMMEMDIN, encoded by the exons ATGCAGATCGCCAACAGCAACGCCTCTGCGAAAAGGAAGCGACGGCCAGCCGGCACTCCTG ACCCAGACGCGGAGGTGGTGTCGCTGTCGCCCCGGACGCTGCTGGAGTCTGACCGGTACGTGTGCGAGATCTGCAACCAAGGGTTCCAGCGGGACCAGAACCTgcagatgcaccggcggcggcacaAGGTGCCTTGGAAGCTGCTGAAGCGGGAGGCCGGCGAGGCGGCGCGGAAGCGGGTGTTCGTGTGCCCCGAGCCGACGTGCCTCCACCACGACCCCGCGCACGCCCTGGGCGACCTCGTCGGCATCAAGAAGCACTTCCGGCGGAAGCACAGCGGCCACCGCCAGTGGGCCTGCTCCCGCTGCTCCAAGGCCTACGCCGTCCACTCCGACTACAAGGCGCACCTCAAGACCTGCGGCACCCGCGGCCACACCTGCGACTGCGGCCGCGTCTTCTCCCG GGTGGAGAGCTTTATCGAGCACCAGGACATGTGCGACGCCAGCcggccccggggcgacacgacctCATCGTCGCCGGGCCATGGAGGCGGCAGGATGGTAGGCGCGGCAGCTGCTTCCAACTCTCATCACCATCAGCTACATGCGGCGTCCCTGTCGCGGACGGCGTCCAGCGCCAGCCCGTCCAGCGGGGGCGAGCTCGTGGGGAGCCCGGTGGCCTGGCCTTGCGGCCCAGCGACAGCGAGCCCCACGGCAGCCAACGTCGCAGCATTCCAACGAATGTTCGACCAGACGCTGTCATCGTCATCTCCGATGCCGTCCGACCGCCGCAGCGCCGGGACCCAAAACCTGGAGCTGCAGCTCATGCCGCCGCGCGGGGGCGGAGTGGCTCCTCCTGGTACAGCTGTTACGTATCGTCTGTCGCCGCGTTCCCCTGCCGTTCTTCACGCTCCCCGGCAGCTGGGCGCCGACGCGGTGCGGCTGCAGCTTTCCatcggctgcggcggcgcgccTGACGACAGCAGCGTGGaatcggcgccggcggcggctgcgacGCTGAAGGAGGAATCCCGGGAGCAGCTAAGGCTGGCGACTGCAGAGATGGCCTCGGCGGAGGACACGCGGGCGCAGGCCAGGCGGCAGGTGGAGCTGGCCGAGCAGGAGCTGGCGGGCGCTCGACGCGTGCGGCAGCAGGCGCAGCTGGAGCTCAGCCGCGCCCACGCGCTCCGCGACCACGCCGTGCGCCAGATCGACGCAACGCTGATGGAGATCACCTGCTACGGCTGCCGCCACAACTTCCGGGCGAGGGCGGCCGCCATGAACTGCGAGGTAGCCAGCTACGTGTCGTCCGTACTGACCGAGGGCGGCGATACCGAGGTCGACAACGACGGCCACCAGCAGCTCCTCCTCCTTGCCGAGGACCTGCCAAGAAGCCACCGTGCCATGATGGAGATGGACATCAACTAG